A region of the Flavobacteriaceae bacterium MAR_2010_188 genome:
CCAGGATTAAAATCCTACAGTTTAGGAAAGTTATGTAAGTCTCAGGATATTGAAATTATTGATAGACACCGGGCAAGGGGAGATGCTGAAGCGACTACGGTCTTATTCAAAAAATTGATTGATCAGCCAGATTCTGAATCTGTTTTTTCAAACTGCTTTAAGCGCGATTCAAAAGAATCGACCTTACCGCCAAATCTGCCGGCAGAAGTTTTTAACAAGTTGCCAAATTCTGCAGGCATCTATTATTTTAAGGATAAAAAGGGTAAAATCATTTACGTTGGAAAAGCTAAAAATCTTAGGAAACGTGTATTAGGCCATTTCTACCATAAATCTGACAAGGAGCTAACCATTTGCAGGGAAACGGCCGATGTAGATTTTAGACTATCAGGTAGCGAGTTAATTGCTTTATTAATGGAAGACGCGGCGATTAAACATCACTTCCCAAAATATAATCGTGCCTCTAAAAAGCCGATAAAGAAATACGCCATCTTTAGTTATGAAGATCGACAAGGCGTTTTACACTTGGCCTTTAACAATCAAAAGAGTATTAGGAATCCTATTCAATATTTTTACGGAATAAGGGATTGCCGTATCTACTTAGAAGAGGTTTGCGAAAAATATAATCTTTGTCCTAAATATTGTCATCTTCAAGAAGGCGTTGCGGAGTGCGACCATTACAGAATCGATAACTGTTTAGGTGTTTGTAAGGGGAAGGAAAAAGTGAAGAACTACAATCTTCGTGTGAATAAAGCGATTACTGCCATGCAAGAAGAATCTAAAAATATCATTTTAAAAGAAGAAGGCAGGACCAAGGACGAAGAATCCTTTATCATGTTAAGAGATGGAAAGTATTTGGGCTATGGCTTTATAAGTCGCGAAGAACAAATAGTGCACGAAGATCAGTTAGAAACATTTTTGATAAGGCAGCATGACAATA
Encoded here:
- a CDS encoding DNA polymerase-3 subunit epsilon, with protein sequence MIYSVIDVETTGRGNKITEISIFKTDGVNVIEEFTSLVNPKSLIPRHITALTGIDNLMVADAPTFEEISAQILEITADCVFVAHNVNFDYNVIRNEFKEIGIDFRRRKLCTVRLSRKLFPGLKSYSLGKLCKSQDIEIIDRHRARGDAEATTVLFKKLIDQPDSESVFSNCFKRDSKESTLPPNLPAEVFNKLPNSAGIYYFKDKKGKIIYVGKAKNLRKRVLGHFYHKSDKELTICRETADVDFRLSGSELIALLMEDAAIKHHFPKYNRASKKPIKKYAIFSYEDRQGVLHLAFNNQKSIRNPIQYFYGIRDCRIYLEEVCEKYNLCPKYCHLQEGVAECDHYRIDNCLGVCKGKEKVKNYNLRVNKAITAMQEESKNIILKEEGRTKDEESFIMLRDGKYLGYGFISREEQIVHEDQLETFLIRQHDNMDVQRILRKSIMNPKSYFRFSDVLNSENSACA